The Oryza glaberrima chromosome 5, OglaRS2, whole genome shotgun sequence DNA segment GGTACAGATTGGATTGCGCTTGATGATTGTTTTACATATATAAGTAAGCCGTGCCTTTAGCACTGTATTTACAAAGACTAATCGAAAATGTAATAGTAACTACGAACAATTTTGATAGTTCAGTGTTAGATAGTTACAATGTTACACCCTTTTCCTGATGGAACTTTGTTAGGCAGACACAATATAATCTAGAATAAACAACAGGAGGGATAATTATAAAGGTAGTACTAGGCAGAAAAAAATGCACATCTATCTATgtattattagaaaaaaatggcATAGATATAGATACATAAGAAATAAGTGAATTACACCAGCTGGCGCAGTGGCACATCCGgaaaaaaacatgaaagaaTGAGGGAAAGAAAGCAAAGCATAAAGCTAGGTCGTCACTTATTTATTCCAGAAATGGCCAATGGCTATTTCCTAGTGCTCCGACCTCTAGCAAAATAATCTCATCAGTAGCTGAATCGTGCAGCAAGCAAGATGCCCTCGATCTCCATGGATCTCCATCATGGGTAGGCCGACGAAGGCGTTTCCTTCTTTGGGGCTGACTCGGGTTTTGGCTCGGGCTTAGGCTCTGGCTGTGGTTCTGCTTTTGCTTTCGGCTTGGATTCTGGTTCTGGTTTTGACTTTGAGTATGACTTTCGCTCTGGCTTCGGTTCAGCCTTCGACTCAGACTTTGGCTCTGTCTTTGGTTCTGGTTGCGATTCTGCCTTTGGTTCAGTCTGTGGGGTAGGCTCCGATTTAGGTTCATACTTGGGTTCAGACTTTGGCTCAGCCTTAGTCTCGTGATTTGGTTCTGACTGTGGCTCGGACTTAGGCTCTGATTTTGGTTCTGCGTATGGCTCGGACTTTGGCTTTGGCTCAGACTTAGGCTCCGACTTTGTTTCTGGTTGTGGCGTGGACTCTGCCTTTGGCTCTAGTTTTGATTGAGGCTCTGCCTTTGATTCGGGCTTAGACTCCGAGTAAGTTGCCGGCTTCGACTCCGGCTGCGACGCAGACATTGCCTCTGGCTCCGGCTTGGGCTCAGCTTTTGGCCCAGGCTTTGCCTGCGAGTAAGAATCCGACTTCGGCTCCTGCTGCGACGCAGGCTTTGCCTCTGGCTCCGACGACTTCTCATACGCAGCACGGTCTCGCTTGCTGAGGAAACGGGCGCCATGCCCTAGTCCCCAACCGCTCGCCGCCCCTTCATCAGCAAAGGCTCcaatcgccgccaccaccactccaAGGAGGAGCACAGCGACGGCAAGGCAAGGAGAGCTCCTCGCCATGGCTGGCAAAGCTAGCTAAGTTGCTTTgctacccctctctctctctctcgctctctctttccttatcttcttctccctcaCTCCTGTGTTTCTTGTGTGCGTGTTTCTCTGAGCGATGTGGCAATGGATGGAAGGGTGGCTGGGATTTATAGCCTGGGAACTGGATGGAAGGATGGCTGGGAGATTCATTGCTGGCGAAAGGCAAGCAGGTGTTGTCACGTGGCTCCACTCCATGACACCCGGCCACCCAATCGATATGGTCGGTCTCTAGCAAGCCGCCTCTGCCAACCTCTCATCGAGTGTCCCGCATGCATGCTTCCTTTCTCGAATTTGTCTTTACACTAACTGGTAACCATAATTACTTTCTGCTAATCAGTCAGCACCTCTCCTCATTAATCAATTCATTAGTTACGTGTTATTttaactagaaaggtagcccgcgaGTTCGCGCGGGCATTCATGAATCATTgcttaaatatttcttttaagatatttgttagtttataatatgaaatatttaattaatctatataAGCA contains these protein-coding regions:
- the LOC127772945 gene encoding uncharacterized protein LOC127772945, which encodes MARSSPCLAVAVLLLGVVVAAIGAFADEGAASGWGLGHGARFLSKRDRAAYEKSSEPEAKPASQQEPKSDSYSQAKPGPKAEPKPEPEAMSASQPESKPATYSESKPESKAEPQSKLEPKAESTPQPETKSEPKSEPKPKSEPYAEPKSEPKSEPQSEPNHETKAEPKSEPKYEPKSEPTPQTEPKAESQPEPKTEPKSESKAEPKPERKSYSKSKPEPESKPKAKAEPQPEPKPEPKPESAPKKETPSSAYP